One segment of Babylonia areolata isolate BAREFJ2019XMU chromosome 24, ASM4173473v1, whole genome shotgun sequence DNA contains the following:
- the LOC143298872 gene encoding uncharacterized protein LOC143298872, which yields MLQPRQNDYINTTPKMSGKKAKLVTRVADIFHGQIDKDVIELILEESHWKEDVAIEKLYQLTSDEASTRRQSDCTGLDIIACTLLESEDNADAHGQTADTRSSVSNSGRQHSFVDGTAKAETRDTKGLRYDYAEMARSLNVPFPGISFGLGGFSDHGQPVQSGQWNSRIDSHNESQQSDSTYTASTVTDKTFSGAQGQHTPSWEDTHHLIDPPGLESQSKCISSSFERKSVKQQSEKLPDVLLFDTVNTAAPSVETVESYSALHTGACETGSLRSTCQSGKNSGTSFDNLSIMALSADAPEFRPSFLSTPSLASSALGSSQHFVVPKYSLYKREAHSVVGGTINDGRREHLPAYRPESQVAHTLGIRHPHETKNKPVFSQSNKFDRYVGQNLYLSSHPASSSGPGIGIWSPYSSAAATDSSSATTRQQSSSSAWSESVESQSGNGSYTAPQGQFAEKVRQGGAVRQGPAQTAKGARAKSQSKGLMPEKTELDGQTKVVIILRGLPGSGKSYLARKIQGSGQIFSTDEYFFRGGVYQFCPEKLSEAHGWNRKRVLKALDAGVSPVIVDNTNTELWEMLPYGEMAISRGYTVELMEPDTPWKSRPKHLAKVNEHGVSIEAIKRMKDRYKTISTAAFVNMVKNKLGTKNQPQGMSPTERSSPAVPLQGVKQNVPNSGQNMVHHHPDQTPMGKAKPTGKLQHHRHRKSKEKLPVGRQHKQKAKEELIGIRDYCLKLQAGGAKEDDIDAWIFVANLTPEEEQLVKEDLKKFKDNKIVDSIEKYFENSGRICGEYVYDSNSSRGASFGNLSEANRNSGQDAALISRVKSQSTCARNTSESSISKTDSEAWEAPQSQRKKKRAGNSVPEPQRKSVSRTNSATENKDATDAHTISWDLSLPQRGQEEKGPRSLKAKDSEEEYSQNSMEFGSKTENIGSWQSWKSTDSDKLESLWNSQSAAELLPTLELVNKTEPSVADIWSLPSNPKQTGNQEIFKKTEVPGRTLMLNQDEADSVGEMEEVSTTLELLCGTNANSERSWAARTDSLGAGHADEKNGTCAGRRTSAMLESQRIPEREESSVTDCRGTSVSDTLESESGSADMEEMKKSCINIDPSLSNSPAEVNPGHVEELKLTNLNEEFNREPILDTSETSRDSSVEPNMENKMVDNSRDSSMESNTENKMPDNSRDSSVEPNTENKMTDSSRDSSVEPNTENKMTDNSRDSSVEPITENKMPDNSRDSSVEPSIEKKMTDSRDSNVEPNTEDKITDSSRDSSVEPNTENKMTDNSRDSSVEPSTEDKMTDSSRDSSMEPNTENKMTDNSRDSNVEPNTENKMTDNSRDSSVEPNTENKMTDNSRDSSVEPRNPESNEARESKTDSSDTCDSSEYETIDSDVWSEAEEVLPQDTEVSKSSQAGHAEKSEAESLSHCFEDTGAQDEKTQLSGIQDSGPSPSPDVEGTCQHVKSLSVEEEGMLLSSLQAEEEVDPVTPLAEAEAECEPGKAADLEEKTESSEVDEQKHGEQSKSEVSIEASQTLQCTEPKEEGETHVSSQAESATYHDDTQGAVLGKHQVPKPDLLAAIMPDCTQDSIHLRENGEVSGCVSSLVSDQQTAERQSDNGVLLNTTAQNEHFLTDPSLELLSSTENSRSASPVIRNLTGRSTELSDSSDSASPSRRRRKKHRPQHLPFFEDCVKVHLKSDSWKNFEPEKQITGADPDRENNAHEGQDSLNRVEAQLSNSGEGKDNRIDSTTQTEGIDFAMVLKGTADLEGDYVVLVANSHYQCSEKMDINTWCRQKNTCDKSTLVDISEEPSVDQMYSLFPEVAQAHLNEVLEVCDGNVSMAIDLMFEWGITNPITPHDKHHLSKKTSHMTTDTVDTSGKDAQNSPSQLQDICIKLVQRSLADSKMIQQFVINSSEQRLQRIESSEYHRLRSLSCEGSEGSLVGANLPQDVSLSDFTSSGTQSHRFAWLQHCIPEAWSSESSTEPSEIGSVSELPSGSAEDDKLERGHVDSRGNGMPLSDSLHRIAAAYSDAQDSAEPEERRSQPVVEGDLTLSLPASLVSSLEQLFGPLPTAGRGTSSSCTIELDHRMAFNLYQCLSQSLGAQHVTPEEDRERQLREDEALAQLLQEEEEVDQTLRSIAVAAADSPPPFHTHPSQYHHSGRSMVQTQAASVVSRSHRQPAQLKDIMREEMAKQQQMEKNAKRLQATGDHIAIATKLKREKLQQHFPGLDEGVLEEIFQANGYCLETTVRVISGALGEKRPVSHKLEMAKVMDEENSTIEAVKQLSLLQATQEGSEQFQRVDAFSQPDQDYQEIRQEALLHSYMRKECFQKAHDAHRRGMRDVANFYSQQGRAHFEKMKEANMRASERLLESRHERLQQEMTLDLHGFHVEEAIKILKRVIEEKEKEFHQKPVRNRHYLFVITGRGKHSQKGVSRLRPALIAHLESTDYRYSEINPGLFRVYLRLPS from the exons atgttaCAACCGAGACAGAATGATTATATAAACACGACACCCAAAATGagtggaaaaaaagcaaaacttgTAACAAGAGTGGCGGACATCTTTCATGGACAAATTGACAAAGATGTGATTGAACTGATACTGGAAGAGTCGCACTGGAAAG AGGATGTGGCCATAGAAAAGCTGTATCAACTCACCAGTGATGAAGCATCAACCAGAAGACAGTCTGATTGCACAGGTCTGGACATCATTGCTTGCACATTGCTTGAATCTGAAGACAATGCTGATGCACATGGACAAACTGCAGATACCAGGTCATCAGTGAGTAACTCCGGTAGACAACACAGTTTTGTTGATGGCACTGCTAAGGCAGAGACCCGAGACACAAAGGGCTTGAGATATGACTATGCAGAGATGGCCCGGTCTTTGAATGTGCCATTTCCTGGCATTTCCTTTGGGCTCGGGGGATTTTCTGATCATGGCCAGCCAGTTCAATCAGGTCAGTGGAACAGCAGAATAGATAGTCACAATGAGTCTCAACAGTCAGATTCAACATACACAGCCAGCACAGTAACTGATAAGACATTTTCAGGTGCTCAGGGTCAGCATACCCCCTCGTGGGAAGACACACATCATCTGATAGACCCTCCAGGTCTGGAATCACAGTcgaaatgtatttcatcatcatttGAGAGAAAATCTGTGAAGCAGCAAAGTGAAAAGCTCccagatgtgttgttgtttgatactGTGAATACAGCAGCACCCTCTGTTgagacagtagagagttacagtgCACTCCATACAGGGGCCTGTGAGACAGGATCTCTTAGAAGTACCTGTCAGTCTGGTAAAAACAGTGGCACATCTTTTGATAACCTGTCTATCATGGCTCTCTCAGCTGATGCTCCTGAGTTCAGACCTAGTTTCTTGTCTACTCCGTCTCTGGCCAGCTCAGCATTGGGCAGCTCACAACATTTTGTTGTGCCAAAGTATTCTCTTTATAAAAGAGAAGCTCATTCTGTTGTGGGTGGAACAATAAATGATGGTCGCAGAGAGCATTTGCCAGCTTACCGGCCTGAATCGCAAGTGGCACATACATTGGGCATTAGACATCCACATGAAACAAAGAATAAGCCAGTGTTCAGTCAGTCTAACAAGTTTGACAGATATGTTGGTCAGAATCTTTACTTATCATCACACCCAGCGTCTTCGTCTGGGCCTGGAATTGGGATTTGGTCACCATACTCTTCAGCTGCTGCCACTGATAGTTCATCAGCAACAACCAGACAACAATCTTCTTCGTCAGCTTGGTCAGAATCCGTTGAGTCACAGTCAGGCAATGGCAGTTATACTGCACCCCAGGGCCAATTtgcagagaaagtgagacagggtGGTGCTGTGAGGCAAGGTCCAGCACAGACTGCAAAAGGGGCTAGAGCAAAGTCACAGTCCAAGGGTTTGATGCCGGAGAAGACAGAGCTTGATGGTCAAACCAAAGTCGTCATTATCCTGAGAGGTCTGCCTGGAAGTGGGAAGTCATATTTGGCAAG gaAAATCCAGGGCTCTGGTCAGATTTTTTCAACAGATGAATACTTCTTTAGAGGTGGTGTGTATCAGTTTTGCCCGGAGAAACTCTCTGAGGCACACgggtggaacagaaagagag TTCTGAAAGCGTTGGATGCTGGAGTGTCACCAGTTATTGTGgacaatacaaatacagaacTTTGGGAGATGCTTCCCTATGGAGAAATG gCAATTTCCCGAGGCTACACTGTTGAGCTCATGGAGCCAGACACACCTTGGAAGTCTAGACCTAAACATTTGGCTAA GGTTAACGAACATGGAGTTTCAATTGAGGCCATTAAGAGAATGAAGGACAGGTACAAGACCATATCTACAGCTGCTTTTGTGAATATGGTGAAGAATAAGTTGGGCACAAA GAATCAGCCACAGGGAATGTCCCCAACTGAAAGGAGCAGCCCTGCTGTTCCTCTTCAGGGGGTGAAACAAAACGTGCCAAACTCTGGGCAGAACATGGTTCATCATCATCCAGACCAGACTCCAATGGGGAAGGCAAAACCAACAGGAAAACTGCAGCACCATAGGCATAGGAAATCAAAGGAAAAGTTACCTGTGGGAAGGCAGCACAAGCAAAAAGCAAAGGAAGAATTAATTGGTATCAGAGATTATTGCCTGAAACTGCAAGCCGGAGGGGCTAAAGAAGATGACATTGATGCTTGGATTTTTGTGGCTAATTTGACTCCTGAAGAAGAGCAGTTAGTTAAGGAAGATTTGAAAAAGTTTAAGGATAATAAAATTGTTGATAGCATAGAGAAATACTTTGAAAATTCAGGTAGAATCTGTGGGGAGTATGTTTATGATTCTAATTCCTCTCGTGGTGCCAGCTTTGGAAATTTGTCAGAGGCAAACAGGAATAGTGGTCAAGATGCAGCACTGATTTCACGAGTCAAAAGTCAAAGCACCTGTGCTAGGAACACTTCTGAGTCAAGCATTAGCAAAACAGATTCGGAGGCTTGGGAAGCCCCTCAGTCCCAGCGAAAGAAGAAACGAGCTGGAAATTCTGTGCCTGAGCCACAGCGTAAGAGTGTTTCAAGGACAAATAGTGCCACAGAGAATAAGGACGCTACAGATGCCCACACCATTAGTTGGGACTTGTCCTTGCCGCAGAGGGGGCAAGAGGAAAAGgggcccaggtctttgaaggcaAAGGACTCTGAAGAAGAATATTCTCAAAACAGCATGGAATTCGGCAGTAAAACTGAAAATATAGGTAGTTGGCAGTCTTGGAAGTCTACTGATAGTGACAAACTTGAGAGTCTTTGGAATTCTCAGAGTGCAGCTGAGCTCTTGCCCACATTGGAACTGGTCAATAAAACAGAACCCTCAGTCGCAGACATTTGGAGTTTACCTAGTAATCccaaacagacaggcaatcaaGAAATCTTCAAGAAAACTGAAGTGCCAGGCAGGACTTTGATGTTGAATCAAGACGAAGCGGACAGCGTTGGTGAGATGGAAGAAGTGTCCACAACATTAGAGTTGTTGTGTGGTACGAATGCCAACAGTGAAAGGAGTTGGGCTGCCAGAACTGACAGTCTAGGTGCAGGACATGCAGACGAGAAAAATGGAACATgtgcaggaagaagaacaagcgcAATGCTGGAGTCACAAAGGATCCCAGAAAGGGAGGAGAGTAGTGTGACTGACTGCAGAGGAACTTCAGTGAGTGATACTTTGGAAAGTGAGTCGGGCTCTGCTGACATGGAAGAGATGAAGAAGTCCTGCATCAACATTGACCCCAGTCTGTCAAACAGTCCAGCTGAGGTCAACCCAGGACATGTAGAGGAGCTGAAGCTGACAAATCTCAATGAGGAATTCAACAGGGAACCCATCTTGGACACTTCTGAAACCAGCAGAGACTCCAGTGTAGAACCTAACATGGAGAATAAAATGGTTGACAACAGCAGAGACTCCAGTATGGAATCCAACACAGAGAACAAGATGCCAGACAACAGCAGAGACTCCAGTGTGGAACCCAACACAGAGAACAAGATGACAGACAGTAGCAGAGACTCCAGTGTGGAACCCAACACAGAGAACAAGATGACAGACAACAGCAGAGACTCCAGTGTGGAACCCATCACAGAGAATAAGATGCCAGACAACAGCAGAGACTCCAGTGTGGAACCCAGTATAGAGAAGAaaatgacagacagcagagactcCAATGTGGAACCCAACACAGAAGACAAGATTACAGACAGTAGCAGAGACTCCAGTGTGGAACCCAACACAGAGAACAAGATGACAGACAACAGCAGAGACTCCAGTGTGGAACCCAGCACAGAAGACAAGATGACAGACAGTAGCAGAGACTCCAGTATGGAACCCAACACAGAGAACAAGATGACAGACAACAGCAGAGACTCCAATGTGGAACCCAACACAGAGAACAAGATGACAGACAACAGCAGAGACTCCAGTGTGGAACCCAACACAGAGAACAAGATGACAGACAACAGCAGAGACTCCAGTGTGGAACCCAGAAACCCAGAAAGTAATGAAGCAAGGGAGTCAAAGACAGATTCCAGTGATACTTGTGATAGCAGTGAATATGAAACCATTGATTCTGATGTATGGTCCGAGGCTGAGGAAGTCCTACCACAAGACACTGAAGTGAGCAAGTCCTCACAGGCAGGTCATGCTGAAAAGAGTGAGGCAGAATCCCTGTCACACTGCTTTGAGGACACAGGAGCCCAAGATGAGAAAACTCAGTTGTCAGGGATTCAGGACTCTGGGCCTTCACCATCACCAGATGTGGAAGGCACATGTCAGCACGTGAAATCTTTGAGTGTTGAAGAAGAGGGGATGTTACTTTCATCATTGCAGGCGGAAGAAGAGGTGGACCCAGTGACACCTCTTGCGGAAGCTGAAGCTGAATGTGAACCAGGAAAGGCTGCTGATTTGGAAGAGAAAACTGAATCAAGCGAGGTGGATGAGCAAAAGCATGGTGAACAATCAAAATCTGAAGTGTCCATTGAGGCTAGTCAGACCCTGCAGTGCACTGAACCCAAAGAGGAAGGAGAAACGCATGTTTCCTCACAAGCAGAAAGTGCTACATATCATGATGACACACAGGGTGCTGTTCTGGGCAAACACCAAGTCCCCAAACCTGATCTTTTGGCTGCGATCATGCCTGACTGCACCCAAGACTCCATTCACCTCCGTGAAAATGGCGAAGTATCTGGCTGTGTTTCATCTCTAGTCAGTGACCAGCAAACAGCGGAGCGTCAGTCTGACAATGGAGTATTGTTGAACACAACTGCACAGAATGAACACTTTCTCACTGACCCAAGTTTGGAGCTTTTGTCCAGCACAGAGAATAGCAGGTCGGCAAGCCCTGTGATTCGGAATCTGACTGGTCGAAGCACAGAGCTGAGCGACTCCTCAGATTCAGCCTCTCCTTCCAGGCGacggagaaagaaacacagacctCAGCATTTACCTTTCTTTGAAGACTGTGTGAAAGTGCATCTGAAGTCAGACAGTTGGAAAAACTTTGAACCAGAAAAGCAAATCACTGGAGCAGacccagacagagagaacaatgcACATGAAGGACAAGACAGTTTGAATAGAGTAGAAGCACAGCTTTCAAACAGTGGTGAAGGTAAAGACAATCGGATTGATTCCACAACACAGACGGAAGGAATAGACTTCGCCATGGTGCTGAAAGGGACAGCAGACCTGGAAGGAGACTATGTAGTTTTAGTGGCCAACAGTCATTACCAATGTTCTGAAAAAATGGACATAAACACCTggtgcagacagaaaaacacatgtGACAAAAGTACATTGGTAGACATATCAGAAGAACCCTCAGTGGATCAGATGTACAGCCTGTTTCCTGAAGTAGCCCAAGCACATCTGAATGAAGTGTtggaggtgtgtgatggtaaCGTGTCCATGGCCATAGACTTGATGTTTGAATGGGGAATTACAAACCCCATTACTCCACATGACAAACATCACCTGTCCAAGAAGACCAGCCACATGACTACAGACACTGTTGATACCAGTGGTAAGGATGCTCAAAACTCACCTTCACAGCTTCAAGACATTTGTATAAAGTTGGTGCAGAGAAGTCTTGCAGACAGCAAAATGATCCAGCAGTTCGTCATCAACAGCAGTGAACAACGTCTGCAAAGGATAGAGAGTTCAGAATATCATCGCCTTCGTAGCTTGAGTTGTGAAGGCAGTGAAGGCTCACTGGTTGGTGCAAATCTCCCACAGGACGTCAGTCTCTCTGACTTCACTTCATCAGGCACTCAGTCACATCGCTTTGCATGGCTGCAGCATTGTATCCCTGAGGCCTGGTCATCAGAAAGCTCAACAGAACCATCAGAAATCGGTTCAGTGAGTGAACTGCCGTCTGGGTCGGCTGAAGACGACAAACTGGAGAGGGGACATGTGGATAGCAGAGGTAATGGAATGCCTCTCAGTGACAGTCTGCATAGGATAGCTGCAGCTTACTCTGATGCTCAGGATTCTGCAGAACCAGAGGAGCGGAGGAGCCAGCCTGTTGTAGAAGGGGATTTGACGTTGTCACTTCCAGCAAGTCTGGTCAGCAGCTTGGAGCAACTGTTTGGCCCCCTGCCCACTGCAGGTAGAG GCACATCTTCGTCCTGTACCATAGAACTGGACCACAGGATGGCGTTTAACCTTTACCAGTGCCTGTCACAGTCACTGGGTGCCCAGCATGTCACtccagaagaagacagagagaggcagctgAGAGAAG ATGAAGCATTGGCCCAGTtgctgcaggaggaggaggaagtggatcAAACCTTGAGGAGCATTGCTGTTGCTGCAGCGGACAGCCCCCCACCATTTCACACGCACCCCTCTCAGTACCATCATTCGGGAAGGAGTATGGTTCAAACCCAGGCAGCCTCTGTGGTGTCTCGTTCCCACAGACAGCCTGCCCAACTCAAGGACATCATGAGGGAGGAGATGGCCAAACAGCAGCAAATGGAAAAAAAC GCAAAACGGCTGCAAGCAACAGGGGACCACATTGCTATAGCCACCAAGCTGAAGCGAGAAAAGCTACAGCAGCACTTTCCTGGGCTGGACGAGGGCGTCTTGGAAGAGATATTTCAAGCCAATGG GTACTGCTTGGAAACCACAGTGAGAGTCATCTCCGGTGCCCTGGGAGAAAAGCGACCCGTGTCACACAAGTTGGAGATGGCCAAGGTCATGGATGAGGAAAATTCCACTATTGAAGCTGTGAAGCAACTGAGTCTGCTACAAGCG ACCCAGGAGGGAAGCGAGCAGTTCCAGCGTGTGGACGCCTTCAGCCAGCCTGACCAGGACTACCAGGAGATCCGGCAGGAAGCTCTTCTGCACAGCTACATGCGCAAGGAGTGCTTCCAGAAGGCCCATGATGCTCACCGC